TCTGGCGGGCGGCGATCGCCGGGATCATGAGGGCGGTCTCGAACGGGTCGCGGCGTATGTGCAGGGACGTCCCGGCGGCTCCGTCGTACGCGGACTTGAGCGTGTCGACCTGTTCGATGCCGCCGTTCGTCTCGACGACCGCGACCGCGACCGGGGAGAGGCCGATGGACTCGCTGTGCGAGGGACGGCCGAGCAGCAGCCGGATGATCTCCGAGAACAGCCGGATGCGGGTTTCCCGGACGGGGGCGTGGTACCAGCGGTCGAACACCGCGATGAGCCAGTCGGCGTACGGGGTGCCGTCGGCGGGGAGCCCGGGGGGCGGCTCCTCCCAGTTGCCGTGGGGGAGCAGGAAGTCCATGGTCGGGGGGCCGTGGCCGAGCAGGGCCTCGTAGGTGACGAGGGGGTCGTTCGCGAGGTCGATGGTGCAGAGCAGTCCGCTGAAGAGGCGTTGATAGGCGGGCCCGGTGAGCCGTTGCAGGCCCTGAGTGACCTCGTTGTGGCTGCCGTCGCCGTTCTTGCGGAGCCGGTGCCGGTCGTGGCCTTTCTGGTCGCCGTCCAGGCTGACGCTGACGTGAACGTCGTGCTCGTCGAACAGTTCCAGGAAGGACGAATCGAGTAGGACGCCATTCGTCTGCACGTGGAAACCGACCGAAACGTTCGGAGCGGCCGTCGAATGGATGGTTTCGAGCGCGTACCGGAGGTGTTCGAGGCCGGCCAGCAGTGGTTCGCCGCCGTGCAGGATGACGTCGACGCGGGGCAGTCCGGCGTCGCGTGCGTGCTCGGTGATGCGGGTGGCCACCTGGTCGATCGTGGTGCGGGACATGCGGCGGGGCTGGCGTCGCCAGCCCTGGTCGGCCATCTCGTACATGTAGCAGTAATCGCACGCCAGGTTGCACCGGCTGTGCATCTTCAGCACGAATTGCCGGAACGGTGTGGGGCGCCAGCCCTCTTCCAGGAGAGTCTGGACGTTCAGTGCGGCGGGCCATTCGGCTTCTGGTGTCCCGCCCATCGTCACGCTGATCAACTCCCGAAACGAGAAAGCCGCTGCGCGTTACGATAACCCCTCTATACGGGCCCGTGCACGCGTGGAATTCTCACCTCAGGGCGCGTTCCGCCTGATTCCAGAAATCGATGAGGGCGCTCGCCGTGGTTTCGGGGGCCTCGACGGCGGGGGAGTGCGCCGCGGACGGGATCACGACCCGGTCCGCGTTGAGGCGTTCCGCCATCGCGGCCTGGGTCTGCGGCGGCCAGGCGTCGTCGTCCTCGCCGTACAGGACGAGCGTGCGGAGCCCGGTGTCCGCGCAGTGTTTGGCCAGCTCGTCGGTGCGGTCCGGGGCGGTGAGCAGCTGGCCGGCCATGCCGACGAGGCTCGCCTCGGACGTGCCGAGCATGCGCCGCTTCAGGAAGTCGACGATCTCGAGGGGGACGCCCCGGGCGGTCAGCTCGGGCTCCATGCTGATCTCCCAGATCGCCTGCATTCCCATTTCCGGAAGGGCGTCGCGGAGGGCGGCGGCGCGAGTACCGGTCGGGCCGGAAATGGCGGCGGGGCCGGACCCCATCAGCGTGTACGAGGCGGGCCGGATCAGGTCCTCCAGTACCGACTCGCGGGTGACGAGCCCGCCGAACGAGTGCCCCACGAGGTGGACGGGGTCGGTGCCGAGGACGTCCAGCAGTGCGGTGACGTCCTCGCCGAGGGAGGGGCAGCCGTACTCGGACGGGTCGTCGGGCCCGGCGCTCTCGTACTGGCCGCGCATGTCGATCGCGATGACGCGGCGGCCGGACGCGGCCAGCGGCTGCAGGACGGCGAGGAAGTCCTCCTTGCTGCCGGTGAAACCGGGCACCAGCAGCGCGGGACAGCGCTCGGACACCCCCGACCCCGGAAGGGCCTCCAGGGCGGCGAAGGGGCCGCGGGAGGTCTCGATCGTCACACGGCTGACGCCGGTGGGCAGTCTCAGGAACCGGGGCGTACTCACGGGGCGCCACCATACTAAACGGACCTCGTACCGGGGCCGTCGCGACCGCTGCGTCCTGGTAACGTCCACAGCGTGCAACCCAAGCCGGCCGTGTCCG
The nucleotide sequence above comes from Actinomadura algeriensis. Encoded proteins:
- a CDS encoding FxsB family cyclophane-forming radical SAM/SPASM peptide maturase codes for the protein MTMGGTPEAEWPAALNVQTLLEEGWRPTPFRQFVLKMHSRCNLACDYCYMYEMADQGWRRQPRRMSRTTIDQVATRITEHARDAGLPRVDVILHGGEPLLAGLEHLRYALETIHSTAAPNVSVGFHVQTNGVLLDSSFLELFDEHDVHVSVSLDGDQKGHDRHRLRKNGDGSHNEVTQGLQRLTGPAYQRLFSGLLCTIDLANDPLVTYEALLGHGPPTMDFLLPHGNWEEPPPGLPADGTPYADWLIAVFDRWYHAPVRETRIRLFSEIIRLLLGRPSHSESIGLSPVAVAVVETNGGIEQVDTLKSAYDGAAGTSLHIRRDPFETALMIPAIAARQIGRRALSTDCLACPLHRVCGGGLYAHRYRSGTGFANPSVYCRDLFRLITHIRDVVARDVGDLKRRAT
- a CDS encoding alpha/beta fold hydrolase, which encodes MSTPRFLRLPTGVSRVTIETSRGPFAALEALPGSGVSERCPALLVPGFTGSKEDFLAVLQPLAASGRRVIAIDMRGQYESAGPDDPSEYGCPSLGEDVTALLDVLGTDPVHLVGHSFGGLVTRESVLEDLIRPASYTLMGSGPAAISGPTGTRAAALRDALPEMGMQAIWEISMEPELTARGVPLEIVDFLKRRMLGTSEASLVGMAGQLLTAPDRTDELAKHCADTGLRTLVLYGEDDDAWPPQTQAAMAERLNADRVVIPSAAHSPAVEAPETTASALIDFWNQAERALR